The Bacteroidia bacterium genomic interval ACAAAATGGACCCTGTAACTTCTTATGTTGAAATTTCTAATCTTTCAAAAGCATCCATACACAGTGGTCAAAGCAGTTCTGTTGGAGGCTCCTCCATTGCAGGCAATCTTGACTTGGTGAGAAGAAAGGGAAATTTTGGTGAAAAGAATTTTAAAAGCTCAGTATTTTCAGGATTAGAAACCAATAACATGCACAAAATACTCGGAACGAGCATTGCATTTTCAAGTCCCAAATTTTTCTCAGACTTCGATTTAAGTTTTCGCGATGCCGGAAATTATAGAGCAGGTGGCAATCAAGAAATTCTAAATTCTCAATTTACCAAATACAATACATCTGCCATCCTTGGGTATAAGATTAATGCGCACCAAGAATTAGAAGCATCTGTGATTTACGACATCGCCACTGACATAGGTTATCCTGCGCTCCCTATGGATGTATCTTTGGCGCGGGCAATCATTGGCTCATTGGAATATTCTCGACATCATATTTCACATCATGTTAAATTATGGAAAACCAAAATCTATTATAACCATGTAAAACACATCATGGACGACTCACACCGCCCCGATGTACCCATTAGAATGGATATGCCCGGACTTAGTTCAACTGCCGGATTTTACTCATTTGTTCAAGGGAAAAGCGGAAGTCATTTGTGGAAGAGTACATTGAGCGGACATCATAATAATTCCTATGCAGAAATGACTATGTATCCCGCCAATCCTAACAGCAGCCCAATGTTTATGCTGACTTGGCCCGATGTTAACACCAACTACATAGACTTTTTTATTGAGGATTATATTCCTTTAACTTCCAAACTAAAATCCTTATTTAGTATGGGTATTGCCTTGCACAACAATACTATTCAAAACGAACTTGGCATTAACAGTTTAAGAATTTTTTATCCGCAATTTCAGGATTCAAAAAACAGATTATTAAAAAGACTTTCGGGTACTTTACTTTATGAACCCGGCAGGTGGAATATTTCCTTGAGTTTAGAATATGGCGAACGTGCTCCCAGCGTGTCAGAAGGATATGGGTTCTACCTTTTTAATAGTTTTGATAAATACGATTATATAGGCAACCCGGAGATGAAGAATGAAAAAAGTGCCAATGTGAGCGGCAAGATTGCATACAAATCCAACCGATTTTCATGCAAACTCAACAGCTCATTTTTTTATCTTTCAGATTATATCATTGGAATCCCTGACAGCAGTTTGGTTCCTATGACCCTTGCAGCAGATGGCATTCGCGTTTACACCCAAATTCAACATGCGCAAATCTTTAATTCATCGATCGAATGTAGCTACCATTTTCACAAGAATTGGGTGTGGACTTCAAGTTTAAGTTATCGCAAAGGCGTTGGCGCGACTATCGGGAATCTGCCTCTCATCCAACCTTTTTCTTACTCAAGTGAAATCCGTTTTGCCACCAAGACCTTTGACATAGAAGCAAAATTCTCTGGTGCTGCATCCAACAAATCATTTAACCCTAACTTTGGAGAAACATCCGTAAAACCTTACTCACTTTTTGATATATCCGCTTCTAAACATTATAAATGGAA includes:
- a CDS encoding TonB-dependent receptor plug domain-containing protein — encoded protein: MAQIKNQFSVCNNSHIPALLHYVQKMKATLFSFICLCPFAISAQESPNDSISNKILDEVNIESKRSTKDVARKPLTSLEGFLEGNKSINLVRRGAYAWEPFLNGMSSERSVITIDGMRIYGACTDKMDPVTSYVEISNLSKASIHSGQSSSVGGSSIAGNLDLVRRKGNFGEKNFKSSVFSGLETNNMHKILGTSIAFSSPKFFSDFDLSFRDAGNYRAGGNQEILNSQFTKYNTSAILGYKINAHQELEASVIYDIATDIGYPALPMDVSLARAIIGSLEYSRHHISHHVKLWKTKIYYNHVKHIMDDSHRPDVPIRMDMPGLSSTAGFYSFVQGKSGSHLWKSTLSGHHNNSYAEMTMYPANPNSSPMFMLTWPDVNTNYIDFFIEDYIPLTSKLKSLFSMGIALHNNTIQNELGINSLRIFYPQFQDSKNRLLKRLSGTLLYEPGRWNISLSLEYGERAPSVSEGYGFYLFNSFDKYDYIGNPEMKNEKSANVSGKIAYKSNRFSCKLNSSFFYLSDYIIGIPDSSLVPMTLAADGIRVYTQIQHAQIFNSSIECSYHFHKNWVWTSSLSYRKGVGATIGNLPLIQPFSYSSEIRFATKTFDIEAKFSGAASNKSFNPNFGETSVKPYSLFDISASKHYKWKNQRLNIKIGAENIFDVKYTTFSDWNRIPRPGRNFYVNLIWEI